A DNA window from Candidatus Protochlamydia naegleriophila contains the following coding sequences:
- a CDS encoding linear amide C-N hydrolase has product MNSKAFKAWDIALAALACACSFFGQADACTRVLYTGAEDTVITGRSMDWSEDIHSNLWVFPRGIKRNSAVDKNAFDWTSKYGSLAVSGYDVGTADGMNEKGLVANLLYLAESEYGKPDSSKPAMSISLWAQYVLDNFATVAEAVDALRLEPFCIIAPILPNGSPAQLHLSLSDPSGDSAVFEYLDGKLVIHHGKEYTVMTNSPSYEEQLALNRYWQYIGGLSFLPGTNRAADRFARASFFVETIPTKTDSHYISAVPEKKFIYQAVASVLSVMRGVSVPLGITTPNQPNIASTLWRTISDQKNKVYYFDSATSPNTFWIPLSDLSFKEGAPVMKLSLDGGKIYASNAAKYLEEHKGFTFLPAKF; this is encoded by the coding sequence ATGAATAGCAAAGCATTTAAAGCTTGGGATATAGCTCTTGCAGCCTTGGCCTGTGCGTGTTCTTTTTTTGGACAGGCTGATGCTTGTACACGCGTTCTGTACACAGGCGCTGAGGATACGGTGATCACAGGACGTTCAATGGATTGGTCCGAAGACATTCATTCGAACCTGTGGGTATTTCCTCGCGGCATCAAGCGCAATAGTGCTGTGGATAAAAACGCATTTGATTGGACCTCTAAATACGGCAGTTTAGCTGTTTCGGGTTATGATGTAGGAACTGCCGATGGAATGAATGAAAAGGGATTGGTTGCCAATTTGCTTTATTTAGCTGAGTCAGAGTATGGCAAACCAGATAGCAGTAAACCTGCGATGTCAATCAGCTTGTGGGCTCAGTATGTCTTAGATAATTTTGCTACCGTCGCCGAAGCTGTGGACGCTTTACGTCTCGAACCTTTCTGCATCATTGCCCCCATCTTGCCGAATGGTTCTCCGGCGCAGCTGCACTTGTCACTTTCAGATCCAAGCGGAGATTCGGCTGTCTTCGAGTATCTTGATGGAAAGTTAGTCATTCACCATGGAAAAGAGTATACAGTCATGACCAATTCCCCTTCTTATGAAGAGCAATTGGCGCTTAATCGTTATTGGCAATACATTGGTGGGCTCTCCTTCCTTCCAGGAACCAATCGGGCAGCCGATCGCTTTGCGAGAGCATCGTTTTTCGTGGAAACGATTCCTACCAAAACAGATTCTCACTATATTTCAGCTGTTCCAGAAAAGAAGTTTATCTACCAGGCCGTGGCAAGTGTTCTTAGCGTTATGCGAGGAGTAAGCGTTCCTTTGGGTATCACGACGCCCAATCAACCCAATATAGCCTCAACTTTGTGGCGTACAATTTCGGATCAAAAAAACAAGGTTTATTATTTCGATTCGGCAACTAGCCCAAATACCTTTTGGATACCATTAAGTGATCTCAGTTTCAAAGAAGGGGCTCCAGTCATGAAATTATCTTTGGATGGGGGGAAAATTTACGCGAGCAATGCAGCTAAATACTTGGAGGAGCACAAAGGGTTTACGTTTTTGCCAGCCAAGTTTTAG
- a CDS encoding glycosyltransferase, with product MDKQHDLLDEFLDRYDEESQIEALRIIIPHPNIAYETLFSKDRVFFYFVNYADACVFKGALEFKVIFQILESFCLEYPSLKILADRFLEQSRIEYELFTSFISPMEEVKELKLPPAVEQFFILLKQGVLSNQEGIEAILQRLPNQFQKILRPKIAMMRGWEVLQLAKPGLMQELGEGDQWIYKQPWRAFSYALPLERQPQGKIEGWPLIFLEPLEGMDYAAFLEPYCSQECLIVFQTVSHLFQLLQFEALHEILARPHVYFYVLDLYPQGQFLHQNLRWQNEHSLYPVWMLSQMQLKEALPALSESLKASLMQPSEDFERDTPPFNWLYGAAKQALSAIESHRYGKERAIALSIEQGLQKWFDPHKGNLPVNAPLGPLPENYIKEEIEQRLKVRGRPSFFPKNKIRLAHVVPQIVDGGHAPTKLLKTLCTFADRRWFDVYVISTERLADHVLSYPVSHFSSPSSSQRGSLTLKYFNDIGVTALFDGESPTYDLAIKNTLDTLQSLSIDLAIFHGPDELNSLISSSTQVPIRVLFDHGTLPSYPCFDLAILSTDEAYHQNHEAFRQKGMESCILHFSIDVRMGWLDRPFGLPGIGLPDGSFVMTTISHHLDTRVTAEMCHAIGKILKRCPKAVYAPMGEVVKKKQWMAIFEQYGVASRIFFLGECYNPSQFARSMHLYLNEFPFGSGLGILDAMAAGCPVVSMYDEHGPQQARYAATYFGSDYVIKSGLIDDYVDLACRLIENPVMYQEWSEHALSQYEKRVDTPKYVQKFETILEQFIEYFQKNE from the coding sequence ATGGATAAGCAACATGATCTTCTCGATGAATTTTTAGACCGCTATGATGAAGAGTCGCAGATCGAAGCCTTGCGTATCATTATTCCCCATCCCAATATCGCCTACGAGACTCTTTTCTCAAAAGATAGGGTTTTCTTCTACTTTGTTAATTATGCCGATGCATGCGTTTTCAAAGGGGCTTTAGAATTTAAAGTCATCTTCCAGATTTTGGAATCTTTTTGCTTAGAATATCCTTCGCTGAAAATTTTAGCCGACCGCTTTTTAGAACAGTCACGAATAGAGTATGAGCTCTTTACGTCTTTCATTTCCCCTATGGAAGAGGTCAAAGAACTTAAGCTTCCTCCTGCAGTTGAGCAATTTTTTATTTTGCTCAAACAGGGAGTCTTGAGCAATCAAGAAGGCATTGAAGCTATACTTCAGAGGCTTCCAAATCAATTTCAAAAGATTCTACGTCCTAAAATAGCGATGATGCGCGGATGGGAAGTCCTGCAGCTAGCGAAACCTGGCCTCATGCAGGAACTGGGTGAGGGTGATCAGTGGATTTATAAACAGCCCTGGAGGGCCTTTTCTTACGCTCTTCCTTTAGAGCGGCAGCCGCAGGGGAAAATTGAAGGGTGGCCCTTAATCTTTTTAGAGCCGCTAGAGGGAATGGATTATGCTGCCTTTCTTGAACCTTATTGTTCGCAGGAATGCTTGATTGTCTTTCAAACAGTTTCTCATCTCTTTCAGCTTTTGCAATTTGAAGCCTTGCATGAAATATTGGCAAGGCCGCATGTCTATTTCTATGTCTTGGATCTTTATCCACAAGGCCAGTTTCTTCATCAAAATTTAAGATGGCAAAATGAGCACTCCCTTTACCCTGTTTGGATGCTCTCTCAAATGCAATTAAAAGAGGCTTTGCCTGCATTGAGTGAGTCTTTGAAAGCTAGTTTGATGCAGCCGAGCGAAGATTTTGAACGCGATACGCCTCCATTTAATTGGCTTTATGGTGCAGCCAAACAAGCACTTTCAGCAATCGAATCTCATCGCTATGGAAAAGAGCGGGCCATAGCTTTAAGCATTGAACAAGGCTTGCAAAAATGGTTTGACCCTCACAAAGGAAATCTTCCAGTTAATGCTCCTTTAGGCCCCCTACCAGAAAATTACATTAAAGAAGAAATAGAACAACGTTTAAAAGTGCGTGGAAGGCCATCTTTTTTTCCTAAAAATAAGATAAGATTAGCACATGTTGTACCTCAAATTGTCGACGGCGGCCATGCTCCAACGAAACTCTTAAAAACTCTTTGTACGTTTGCAGATCGTCGCTGGTTTGACGTATACGTCATTAGTACGGAAAGGCTTGCAGACCACGTATTAAGCTATCCCGTTAGCCATTTTAGCTCGCCCTCTTCGTCGCAAAGGGGCTCTTTGACGCTTAAATATTTTAATGATATAGGCGTGACTGCCTTGTTTGATGGAGAATCGCCTACTTATGACCTAGCTATTAAAAATACGCTCGATACTTTGCAGAGTCTTTCAATCGATCTCGCTATTTTCCATGGACCAGACGAGCTCAACAGCTTGATTAGCAGTAGTACACAAGTGCCTATTCGAGTCTTATTTGATCACGGAACGCTTCCATCCTATCCCTGCTTCGATTTAGCCATTTTAAGTACAGATGAGGCTTATCATCAAAATCACGAGGCTTTTCGTCAAAAGGGAATGGAGAGCTGCATTCTCCATTTTTCCATCGATGTACGCATGGGGTGGCTCGATCGTCCGTTTGGATTGCCAGGGATTGGACTTCCAGATGGGAGCTTTGTCATGACGACCATCTCGCATCATTTGGACACGAGGGTGACGGCGGAGATGTGCCATGCTATTGGAAAAATTTTGAAGCGGTGCCCAAAAGCTGTTTATGCGCCAATGGGAGAGGTTGTTAAAAAAAAGCAATGGATGGCTATTTTTGAACAGTATGGAGTGGCTAGTCGGATCTTTTTTTTAGGAGAGTGCTATAATCCGAGCCAATTTGCCCGTTCGATGCACCTGTATTTAAATGAATTTCCTTTTGGCAGCGGACTCGGCATCTTAGATGCTATGGCTGCCGGATGCCCAGTAGTATCGATGTACGATGAGCATGGTCCGCAGCAAGCGCGCTATGCGGCCACTTACTTTGGCAGCGATTATGTCATTAAGAGTGGGCTAATCGATGACTATGTGGATTTAGCATGTCGCTTGATCGAAAATCCTGTAATGTATCAAGAATGGTCCGAGCATGCTCTTAGCCAGTATGAGAAAAGAGTTGATACACCCAAGTACGTCCAGAAATTTGAAACGATTTTAGAGCAGTTTATTGAATACTTTCAAAAGAATGAGTAG